A window of Bacillota bacterium contains these coding sequences:
- a CDS encoding lysophospholipid acyltransferase family protein: MFYQFVRGFFRLYLRLFSRWRVYGRENLPKEGPVLLVSNHVHWMDPVNMACAVDRPVYFMAKVELFRAPLFSSALRWLGAYPVKRGKPDRGALRRTLELLEQRKVVGMFPEGTRSRTGRLGRAEPGLALLALKSGAPICPAAATGDYGLFKTLRFRLGPAMTFPDLCGVKLSPGDLERVGAAVMEQIASLIEIDQKKATG, encoded by the coding sequence TTGTTCTATCAGTTCGTCAGGGGCTTCTTCCGACTCTATCTCCGGCTGTTCTCCCGGTGGCGCGTTTACGGTCGGGAGAACCTGCCCAAGGAGGGGCCTGTTCTTCTGGTTTCGAATCACGTCCACTGGATGGACCCGGTGAACATGGCTTGCGCCGTGGACCGGCCGGTCTACTTCATGGCGAAGGTGGAGTTATTTCGGGCCCCGCTCTTCTCTTCCGCCCTACGCTGGCTGGGGGCCTACCCGGTCAAGCGGGGCAAGCCGGACCGCGGGGCCCTGCGCCGGACCCTCGAACTCCTCGAACAGCGGAAGGTCGTCGGGATGTTCCCCGAGGGAACCCGCAGCCGGACTGGGAGACTCGGCCGGGCCGAGCCCGGGTTGGCCCTCTTGGCCCTGAAGTCAGGGGCTCCCATCTGCCCGGCGGCGGCGACCGGAGATTACGGCCTTTTCAAGACCCTGCGCTTCCGCCTCGGACCGGCGATGACCTTCCCCGACCTCTGCGGGGTGAAGCTCAGCCCCGGCGATCTCGAAAGGGTCGGGGCGGCGGTGATGGAGCAGATCGCCTCACTGATCGAGATCGACCAGAAGAAAGCGACGGGGTGA
- the cmk gene encoding (d)CMP kinase: MEKGIRITVDGPAGAGKSTAAKSIAKRLGYLYIDTGAMYRALTLKALRRRVDLADEEALGRLAAASLIRLTKPDLPDGLYRVVLDGEDVTEAIRAPEVNAAVSDVAKVPAVRRRLVEQQRAMAEHGGVVMDGRDAGTNVLPDAEVKFYLTASLEERVRRRFEELRRKGFEVSLPSVRQDIARRDEIDSGRAVAPLRKALGAVEVDSSELTIDQMVESMLCACGRAVASGAGSPGES, encoded by the coding sequence ATGGAGAAGGGGATCCGGATCACTGTCGACGGGCCGGCCGGCGCGGGGAAGAGCACCGCCGCGAAGAGCATCGCCAAGCGTCTTGGTTATCTGTATATCGATACCGGAGCGATGTACCGAGCATTGACCCTCAAGGCTCTACGCCGGCGGGTCGACCTGGCCGATGAAGAGGCCCTCGGTCGATTGGCCGCGGCGAGTCTGATCAGGTTGACCAAACCGGATCTTCCCGACGGACTCTACCGGGTCGTCCTTGACGGCGAGGACGTCACCGAGGCCATCCGGGCCCCGGAGGTCAACGCCGCCGTGTCCGACGTGGCCAAGGTGCCCGCCGTCCGCCGCCGCCTGGTCGAACAGCAGAGGGCCATGGCCGAGCATGGAGGGGTCGTCATGGATGGCCGCGACGCCGGGACGAACGTCCTGCCCGACGCTGAGGTCAAGTTTTATCTGACGGCCTCTCTGGAGGAACGGGTCAGACGGCGCTTCGAAGAACTTCGCCGGAAGGGCTTTGAGGTCAGCCTGCCTTCGGTCCGTCAGGACATCGCCCGCCGGGACGAAATCGACAGCGGACGGGCCGTCGCGCCCCTGCGCAAGGCGCTCGGCGCGGTCGAGGTAGACTCGTCGGAGCTGACCATCGACCAGATGGTCGAGAGCATGCTTTGTGCGTGCGGACGGGCCGTCGCCTCGGGAGCGGGCTCGCCGGGGGAGAGTTAA
- a CDS encoding aminotransferase class I/II-fold pyridoxal phosphate-dependent enzyme, producing MTDLRFDSLPLGIGRARPASLTRPGALPIEQTAAYVFEELEDVDKLMEGREPGYMYTRYAGANQASLESVVAALEGAGDCLAVASGTAALLLTVVTAAEPGTEILATRDLYGGTLALFRGTLGRLGYHHRLVDLTDLGAVEAAVGPATRVLLAETISNPTMRLCNLERLAEICRRRGLVFVCDNTFASPYHCRPLEHGADLVVHSATKYLNGHGDVTAGVLCGPRDAVKKARSAAIDFGPTLDPFGAWLVLRGLRTLAVRMARQSSTALTVAKHLSVHPRVALVNYPGLPDNHQYSLAQRVLSRGFGGMLSFEPRGGVGAAGRIIGALRLVEFVPSLGDVFTTVSHPAKTSHRNLSPGERAGLAIGEEQIRLSVGLEDPADLIADLDQALERA from the coding sequence TTGACCGATCTCCGTTTTGACAGCCTCCCGCTGGGCATCGGGCGGGCCAGGCCGGCCTCGCTGACCCGACCGGGGGCCCTGCCCATCGAGCAGACCGCGGCTTACGTCTTCGAGGAACTGGAAGACGTGGACAAGCTCATGGAAGGGCGCGAGCCCGGCTACATGTATACCCGCTATGCCGGGGCCAACCAGGCCTCGCTGGAGTCGGTGGTGGCCGCCCTCGAGGGGGCCGGCGACTGTCTGGCCGTGGCCTCGGGGACGGCGGCCCTGCTCCTGACGGTGGTCACGGCGGCCGAGCCAGGGACCGAGATCCTGGCCACGCGGGACCTGTACGGCGGTACCCTGGCCCTCTTCCGGGGGACCTTGGGTCGACTCGGTTACCATCACCGGCTGGTCGACCTGACCGACCTGGGAGCGGTCGAGGCGGCGGTCGGCCCGGCCACCCGGGTCCTCCTGGCCGAGACGATCTCCAACCCGACGATGCGCCTCTGCAACCTCGAACGACTGGCCGAGATCTGTCGAAGGCGCGGCCTCGTCTTCGTCTGCGACAACACCTTCGCCAGCCCGTATCACTGTCGGCCCCTGGAGCACGGGGCCGACCTGGTCGTCCACAGCGCGACCAAGTACCTCAATGGACACGGCGACGTCACCGCCGGGGTCCTCTGCGGGCCGCGCGATGCGGTGAAGAAGGCCAGGTCGGCCGCAATCGACTTCGGTCCGACCCTCGACCCTTTCGGCGCCTGGCTGGTCCTTCGGGGCCTGCGGACGCTGGCTGTCCGGATGGCCCGCCAATCGTCCACGGCCCTGACCGTGGCCAAGCACCTGAGCGTTCACCCGCGGGTGGCGCTGGTCAACTACCCGGGCCTGCCGGACAACCATCAGTACTCGTTGGCCCAACGAGTGTTGTCCCGGGGCTTCGGGGGGATGTTGAGCTTCGAGCCGCGGGGCGGGGTGGGGGCGGCGGGGCGGATCATCGGAGCCCTCCGGCTGGTCGAATTCGTGCCGAGTCTGGGCGATGTGTTCACGACCGTCTCCCATCCGGCCAAGACCTCGCATCGCAACCTGAGTCCCGGTGAGCGGGCCGGACTGGCTATCGGGGAGGAGCAGATCCGACTGTCGGTCGGCCTCGAGGACCCGGCGGACCTCATTGCCGACCTAGATCAGGCACTGGAGCGGGCTTGA
- a CDS encoding NAD(P)/FAD-dependent oxidoreductase codes for MGVKDGGRVRVAVVGGGAAGCMAAGRAAELGARVILLEKNRRLGRKLGISGKGRCNLTHATDLAGLVAGMPGNGRFLYRALAAWDADATRAFFAGLGVETKVERGDRVFPVSDRAFDVIDALDRYLRRGQVEVRLNQDCTGLIIERGAVTGVRTVEGVVEAERVVVCTGGASYPGTGSTGDGYAFAAAAGHTVVPIRPALVPLVAAEDWVAGVQGLSLRNVRATAWNRQGKAVGEEFGEMLFTHYGVSGPIILTLSRAAGLELAAGRGPVKLTIDLKPALDLEVLDLRLQRDLGERSRKAFKNCLDALLPRLLIDPVVRLSGIDPEKPAHQVTRDERRHLGTLLKGLALTITATRPLKEAIITAGGVATTEVDPGTMGSRLVNGIYFGGEVLDVDGYTGGYNIQAAFASGRLAGEHAATDPRG; via the coding sequence ATGGGGGTCAAGGACGGCGGCCGGGTCCGCGTCGCCGTGGTCGGGGGAGGGGCGGCCGGTTGCATGGCCGCCGGACGGGCAGCCGAGCTGGGGGCCCGGGTCATCCTCCTGGAGAAGAACCGTCGCCTCGGCCGCAAACTGGGGATCAGCGGTAAAGGCCGGTGCAACCTGACCCATGCGACCGACCTGGCCGGTCTGGTCGCGGGGATGCCCGGCAACGGCCGCTTCCTATATCGAGCCCTGGCCGCCTGGGACGCCGACGCCACGCGCGCCTTCTTCGCCGGGTTGGGGGTCGAAACCAAAGTCGAGCGGGGCGATCGGGTCTTTCCCGTCTCCGACCGCGCCTTTGACGTCATCGACGCCCTCGACCGCTACCTTCGTCGGGGGCAGGTCGAGGTCCGGCTGAATCAGGACTGTACCGGGCTCATCATCGAACGCGGAGCCGTGACCGGCGTCCGGACGGTCGAAGGGGTGGTCGAAGCCGAGCGGGTGGTCGTCTGCACGGGAGGCGCCTCCTACCCGGGAACCGGTTCGACCGGGGACGGCTATGCCTTCGCCGCGGCCGCCGGCCACACCGTCGTGCCGATCAGGCCGGCCCTGGTCCCGTTGGTCGCCGCGGAGGACTGGGTTGCCGGCGTCCAGGGACTGAGCCTGCGCAACGTGAGGGCGACGGCCTGGAACCGGCAGGGGAAGGCGGTTGGCGAGGAGTTCGGCGAGATGCTCTTCACCCATTACGGCGTGTCCGGCCCCATCATTCTCACCCTGAGCCGAGCCGCCGGGCTCGAACTGGCCGCCGGTCGCGGCCCGGTCAAGCTGACCATCGACCTCAAGCCGGCCCTCGACTTGGAGGTGCTGGACCTGAGGCTCCAGCGAGACCTCGGGGAACGGTCGCGCAAGGCCTTCAAGAACTGCCTCGACGCTCTGCTGCCGAGGTTACTGATCGACCCGGTGGTCCGCCTCTCCGGAATCGACCCGGAGAAGCCGGCCCACCAGGTCACGAGGGACGAGCGCAGGCACCTGGGCACGCTGCTCAAGGGGTTGGCCCTGACCATTACCGCGACCAGGCCGCTGAAAGAGGCGATCATCACCGCCGGCGGGGTGGCGACGACCGAAGTCGACCCGGGGACGATGGGATCGCGCCTGGTCAATGGGATATACTTCGGCGGCGAGGTCCTTGACGTCGACGGCTACACCGGCGGCTACAACATCCAGGCGGCTTTCGCCAGCGGGCGCTTGGCCGGCGAGCATGCGGCGACCGACCCACGGGGCTGA